The following coding sequences are from one Stigmatopora nigra isolate UIUO_SnigA chromosome 10, RoL_Snig_1.1, whole genome shotgun sequence window:
- the LOC144203156 gene encoding PAK4-inhibitor inka2-like: protein MLCLQESSECLRDHIHCMMRSLQDLKHLRRTCPSASRHARRPTVGSSLPAVSTGSLSSAPLCYRPRDHRARLRISSASTASTYDSACCLATPLEEEEEDDFDDDGLSSRLGLNSPSSHKSLDLDSGYSEASWQDEGVVLRRTRNVRVSSSACLRTNRAVSGRVRPKSTSDACLERWTSFEAGDPEDWANALLTRGRSRQPLVLGDNSFADLVKNWMDLPECPELPELKPKPRRRLGRSLLVNMRRKLAGLSKSVEERVRMRSADSHLNRTANASKRLSCPVVSTEPKVPFFHQSHSAIHELDMDFYHFAALLKSGSRQPIICKDIIGYI from the exons ATG CTGTGTCTCCAAGAGTCAAGCGAGTGTTTGAGAGACCACATCCACTGCATGATGAGGTCGCTTCAAGATCTGAAGCATCTCAGGAGGACATGTCCCTCAGCCAGCAGACACGCTCGCCGTCCCACCGTCGGCAGCTCGCTTCCAGCCGTCTCTACTGGCAGCCTATCGTCAGCACCGCTTTGCTACCGGCCCAGAGATCACCGTGCACGTCTTAGGATATCCAGCGCCAGTACGGCCAGCACCTACGACTCAGCCTGCTGCCTTGCCACCCCTctagaagaggaggaggaggacgacttTGATGACGACGGTCTCAGCAGTCGGTTAGGCCTCAACTCGCCTAGCAGCCACAAAAGTTTGGACTTAGACTCCGGTTACTCGGAGGCATCATGGCAGGACGAGGGAGTCGTCCTCAGGAGGACGAGGAATGTCCGTGTGTCGTCTTCGGCCTGTCTTCGCACCAATAGGGCGGTGAGTGGACGCGTACGTCCTAAATCGACGTCGGACGCGTGTCTGGAAAGGTGGACGTCCTTCGAGGCGGGCGATCCGGAGGACTGGGCCAACGCTTTGCTGACCAGAGGACGTAGTCGCCAACCGCTGGTTCTGGGAGACAACAGCTTTGCTGATCTCGTAAAGAACTGGATGGATCTACCAGAATGTCCCGAACTCCCCGAGCTTAAACCTAAACCCAGACGCAGACTGGGAAGAAGCCTCTTGGTGAATATGCGGAGGAAGTTAGCTGGCTTGTCAAAAAGCGTGGAGGAGAGAGTGAGAATGAGATCTGCCGATTCTCACCTCAACAGAACCGCCAACGCTTCTAAGCGCCTCTCATGTCCCGTTGTCTCAACAGAGCCAAAAGTCCCATTTTTCCACCAGTCCCACTCGGCTATTCACGAGCTGGACATGGACTTTTACCACTTTGCTGCTCTCTTAAAATCTGGTAGCAGACAGCCCATCATATGCAAAGATATCATTGGctacatttaa